Genomic DNA from Sphingomonas hankookensis:
GTAATAGGGCGCCACGCCGATATTATGCTCGACGCAGAGGTTCTGGAGTTCGCCCTCATATTTGCGGCGGCTCACCAGATTATATTCGGGCTGGAGCGCATGGAAGCGCGGCAGTCCTTCTGACGTCGCAAGGTCGAGTGCCGACTTCAGTCGCATGGCGCGGAAATTGGACGCGCCGAGCACGCGAACCTTTCCGGCATCGACCAGCCGGCCGAACGCCGCCAGATAATCCTCCTGCGGCGTGTCGTCGTCGTCCTGATGTGCGTAATAGAGGTCGATATGATCGGTGCCGAGCCGGTCGAGCGATGCCTCGGCGGCCGCCGCGATCCGGCTGGGCGCCAGTTTTTCGCCCCCTTCTCCGGGAAGCATGCCGACCTTCGTCGCGATCAGGACGAGGTCACGCTTGCCCGACCGGCGCAGCCATTCGCCGATGATGGTCTCGGACTCGCCGCCACGGTGCCCGTCGACCCACGCGGAATAGACGTCGGCGGTATCGATCATCGTGCCGCCCAGGTCGACGAAGGCGTCCAGGATGCGGAAGCTGGAATCGCGGTCGATCGTCCAGCCGAAGACGTTACCACCCAGGATCAGGGGCGGGGTTTGCAGATCGGTGGCGCCCAGCGTTCGGAGCGGAATAGCGGTCATGGTCAGTCCTTCGGATCGGGGGCGATGGCGTTGGCGTCGAGCGCGCCATTGTCTAGCATGGCGGCGGCGTCGTTCAGCGCGGCTGCCTCGTCCTGTGTGACGCCGCCGGGGGCCGAGCGGTCGTCGGACCCGCTGCATCCGGCCGGGAGCAGGGTGGCCAAGGCCAGGGCGAGGATAGGGGCAGGGCGCATCGATAATCTCCAAACAAAAAAGGCCGCGCCCCGTTGCGTCGGGACACGGCCTTGTCTGCTAACCGAAGAGGATCAGCGCTGCATTTCGCGGCCGGCCTGTTCCAGTTCCTGGCCGGCTTCGCGCTGCGCGTTGTCGGCAGCGGCGTCGGCCTTGGCCGCACCGCGTTCAAGCGCGGCACCAGCGCGATCGGTCGCGTTGTCGATCTTCTGGCCAGCGCGGTCGGCGGCGTTCTCGGCGGCGCCGAAGGCACGGTCGCCAGCGGCCTGCACGTCGTCGACGGCTTCGCCCATCGTCGCGTTGACATCGGCGGCAACGGCGTCGGCCGCCTCGCCGGTTTCGTTCTGCGCCTTCTGGCTGCAAGCGCCGATCGAGAATGCGGCGGCGGCGAGCGGCAGCAGAATGAGCTTCTTCATGGCGGTTTCCCTTCCGTTATGACCGGGCGCCAAACGCATCAGCGGCACGGCGGTTGCATCGTCGATTATCCGGGCGGCGCATGGTTTCGCCGATTGACCTGATATAAAGATTTCTTTATATCAATAGTCATGGCACCGGCCCTCGACATATTACGCGCCGCCAGCGACGCGACCCGCTTGCGGGTCATCGGGTTGTTGCGGTCGATGGAATTGTCTGTCGGCGAATTGGCGCAGGTGCTGGAACAGAGCCAGCCGCGGGTCAGCCGCCATATCAAGATCCTGTGCGATGCCGGGCTCACGGTCCGCCGCAAGGAAGGCAGCTGGGTATTCGTCGCGCTGGGGGAGCCGGCGCTTGTCGCGCCGCTGCTGGAGGCGCTCGATGCCTGGGTAGCGGACGATGACGCGTGGCGCGAGATCGATGGCGCCCGACTGGCGGAGGTGCGGGCCGATCGCGCCGCCGCCGCCGCCGCCTGGTTCGAGGCGCATGCCGGCGAATGGGATGCGATCCGTTCGCTGCATGTCGCGGAGGAGCAGGTCGAACGGGCGATGCTGGCGACGCTGGGCTCCGATCCGATCGGCCTGCTGGTCGATATTGGCACCGGTACCGGGCGGATGCTGGAATTGTTCGCTCCGCAGGCGGAGCAGGCGATCGGCATCGACCGGTCGTCGGAGATGCTGCGACTGGCGCGAGCCAAGCTGACCGAGCGCGGACTGGACCATGCCGAATTGCGACAGGCGGACATTCAGGCGCTCCCGCTTGAGGCGGGGGCGGCCGATGCCGCGGTGCTGCATCATGTCCTGCATTTCGTGCAGCATCCCGGTGCGGCGATTGCAGAGGCGGCGCGGGTATTGCGGCCCGGCGGTCGGCTGTTGATCTGCGACTTCGCGCCGCATCAGCGCGAGGAACTGCGGGTTCGCGATGCCCATGCGCGACTGGGCTTCTCCGACGAACAGATGCTGGGCTGGTTCGCGGAAACGGGATTGTCACCGGTGTCGATCCAGACGCTGGGTGGCGGCGAACTGACGGTCAAGCTGTGGATGGCGCGGCGGGCGTACGACGTACAAGAGGTGAAGGCGGCATGACTCCTACCATTTCCGATCTCGAAGAAGCGCGCCGCGCGCTCGATGCGCCGCTGTTCGCCGATCTGGCCGGCGATTGCGCGGTCAGCTTCGAATTCTTCCCGCCCAAGACCGAGAAGATGGAAGCAGCGTTGTGGGAAACGGTGCGCGCGCTGGAGCCGCTCGCCCCCAAGTTCGTCAGCGTCACCTATGGCGCGGGTGGATCGACCCGGGAGCGGACCCATGCTACCGTCGCCCGGATCGCGCGCGAGACGTCGATGCCCGCCGCCGCGCATCTGACTTGTGTCGAGGCGAGCCGCGCCGAGATCGATCAGGTCGCGCAGGAATATTGGGCGGCGGGCGTCCGCCATATCGTCGCGCTGCGCGGCGATCCGCCGACCATGGGGCAGAAGTTCGTCGCCCATCCTGATGGGTATGAGAATGCGGCGGCGCTGGTTGCAGGGCTGCAGAAGCTGCACCCGTTCGAGATTTCGGTCGCGGCCTATCCCGAATGCCACCCGGATTCGGAGCATCAGGCGGCCGATCTGGATAACCTTCGCGCCAAGATCGATGCCGGCGCGACCCGCGCGATCACACAGTTCTTCTTCACGCCCGAGGCGTTCTTCCGCTTCCGTGACGCGGCGGCGGCGGCGGGTATCAACGCCGA
This window encodes:
- a CDS encoding aldo/keto reductase, coding for MTAIPLRTLGATDLQTPPLILGGNVFGWTIDRDSSFRILDAFVDLGGTMIDTADVYSAWVDGHRGGESETIIGEWLRRSGKRDLVLIATKVGMLPGEGGEKLAPSRIAAAAEASLDRLGTDHIDLYYAHQDDDDTPQEDYLAAFGRLVDAGKVRVLGASNFRAMRLKSALDLATSEGLPRFHALQPEYNLVSRRKYEGELQNLCVEHNIGVAPYYGLASGFLTGKYRSTEDLSKSVRGGGMAKLLAGKGAAVLAAMDAVAAETGATLAQIALAWLAAQEGVTAPIASATSVDQLEELVGAWQIDLTADQLAHLTDAGV
- a CDS encoding ArsR/SmtB family transcription factor; translation: MAPALDILRAASDATRLRVIGLLRSMELSVGELAQVLEQSQPRVSRHIKILCDAGLTVRRKEGSWVFVALGEPALVAPLLEALDAWVADDDAWREIDGARLAEVRADRAAAAAAWFEAHAGEWDAIRSLHVAEEQVERAMLATLGSDPIGLLVDIGTGTGRMLELFAPQAEQAIGIDRSSEMLRLARAKLTERGLDHAELRQADIQALPLEAGAADAAVLHHVLHFVQHPGAAIAEAARVLRPGGRLLICDFAPHQREELRVRDAHARLGFSDEQMLGWFAETGLSPVSIQTLGGGELTVKLWMARRAYDVQEVKAA
- the metF gene encoding methylenetetrahydrofolate reductase [NAD(P)H] — protein: MTPTISDLEEARRALDAPLFADLAGDCAVSFEFFPPKTEKMEAALWETVRALEPLAPKFVSVTYGAGGSTRERTHATVARIARETSMPAAAHLTCVEASRAEIDQVAQEYWAAGVRHIVALRGDPPTMGQKFVAHPDGYENAAALVAGLQKLHPFEISVAAYPECHPDSEHQAADLDNLRAKIDAGATRAITQFFFTPEAFFRFRDAAAAAGINADLVPGILPVSNVAQVRKFAGLCGASIPAWMDRLFEGLDDHPGARQLVAATVAAEMCRKLYAGGVRDFHFYTLNRAELSYAICHLMGLRPKATPVAAAA